Genomic segment of Nitrospinota bacterium:
GACGCACAATTTTCTTTGCGCCAAATCCTTTGAAAGCATTGGCAAGGGCCTTTAACCGGTATTTCAAAAGAATGCTGCTCTGCATTATGGGTTGCCTCCTGTTTCATGCAACTCCCTCACCCATTCCTGCACGGCATAGTCCATCCAGCGTCGGTCTCCATACAGCGTATTGCGTCTTGAAATATAGCCCATATGACCCCCATTTTTCGGCTTGTATAACATCACCTTTTCACTCTTCTCTAACAGATCAAATAAATATCCGGGAACAAAAGGGTCATCCTCAGCTGTCAAGATGGCAGTTGGCGTTTGTATATCTTTTAAATAATGTTTGGAGCTGGACCGTTCATAATAATCATCGACATCTTTAAATCCACCAGCAGGAGCTGTATAGCTGACATCAAAATCCCAAATTGTCTTCAAGTTTTTGAGCGGACTCATTGCGGACGGAAATTTCTCTACCAAGGCCAAAGCTTGGTTCCTGATCAATCTCATATAATATTGGTTAAAAAGTTTACAACTCCATTTTCTCGATATAATGTCACTGGCAACCCTTAAATCGACAGGTGGATTAACCGCCAGAGCGCCTATAATGTTTTTGGGAATTTTTCGCCCCTCTCCCAGATATTTTAAAAGCACGTTGCCACTCAAAGAAAATCCGACTGGTATCAGAGGCTTATTACTATTTGCCTGAACTGCAAATTCAATCATTTTACCCAGGTCACCACTGGATCCACCATTCCACAACCTTGGACTCAATCCCATACCCGGACCACAACCCAAATGATTTATCAGGAAAACTCCATAACCCCGCATCCAAAGTTTAGTGGAAATACGTTTGATATAACCCGATTCAGAGCAGCCACCCATACCATGTGCCAACAATACTACAGGCAGATTTTTATCTTTAGCTTCAATTTCGTATAAAACAGCCCTGCCCGGCCCATCAAAGCTCAACTCATGCCTTTTTCTGGAAGGAACGGGCAATTTTTGATTTCGAAGTTGAGAACCAACAATGGTTTGAGCTATACCTCCCGGTATCCCCCAGTGTGCTTCGAATGATTCCATGAAATGTCTGTTTTTCAAACTGGCTCCTTTTACGGTCAAGGTCAGACACACTATAAGTAAGTGGAATTTTTAGCCTCTCACGAGTATCTTACAATTGTTTGATTTTGAGAACACCGATTCAAAAGAAACCGGAAGTTGACACTCTATACAAGTATTGTTAAATTAAAAAATTCATCTTTTAAGAATATTTTACCAAAGTGATAACTTTTAAATTCCATAAAATTTTCAGTTCGATATTTATATTTTTGCACCTGCTTTTTCCCCTGCAGGCTTCTGCCGCCCCGAACAAAGAAGCAAAATCCCATTATCAAAAAGCACTGAAATTGAGCCAGAAAAAAGTATGGGATCAAGCTGTAGAAGAATTCAAAGCAGCCGCCAAACTGGCTCCCGAGGACAGCCTGATTCAAGCGAATCTTGGCGTTGCCTACAGTCAAACAGGGTCTTACAAGGAAGCACTGCTCTCATTCGAAAAAGCATTAAGGCTTGGTTATGACTCTCCAGGACTGCGTTACAACAGAGGCGTTTCCTTTGCCCGGGTTCACTTGATTGATGAAGCCGTACAGGAGCTGGAAAAGGCCCTGAGCATGGATCACCGAATGGTAAAAGCCGAGTATGATCTGGGAGTTTTGTATAGTCTGCAGGGTAAAAGAGAGAAAGCAATTGAAAAGGTCGAGGTTTTGTTCAAGAGGAACAATAAACTCGCAAAAAAACTATTCGACCAGATTGAATCTGCTTATACCGTAGTCACTGTTGATAATGGAGGCACCTTAAAAGGTCGTGTCACACTCTCCGGCCAGGTTCCCAGAGTCCGTTCTTTTCACCTGATCCACGCTCCAAATATAGAATACTGTTCAAGGATATCGGATGGGAGGGGGCACCGTCTGCTGTTCGACTTCACGGTTTCTAAAAACCGGGGACTGAAAGACACCATCATTCATCTTGCGAACGTTGAAAAAGGCAAACCCTTTTCACCCAAGATGCAAACCTTTCACATCAACCGTTGCCGCGCCAACGAGTATGTGATTGGCGCAAAAAATGGTGAGAATATCATGGTGGAAAACACAGACCCAATCCAACACGAAATCGCAACCTATGAAGTTCGAAACATATATTCGGACCAAACCAGCAACCGACCCGTACCCCCAAAATCAAGCCAGGTCCGGAGCATTTTTGCCCGCAAAGATGCGGAAAATTATATTATTAAATGTAACCTCCACCCTTTCCTGCAAACTCACGCATATTTGGTGCAAAACCCCTACTACGCTGTATCCGACTCAGAGGGAAACTTCAGTATCGACAATATTCCACCTGGAACCTATGAAGTGGTTGCCTGGCACCCCTATATTGAAAAACAAATAGGGACTGTTACTATCCCAGAAAAAGGAGAAGCGATTATAAATTTCGAATTCAAAGGGGAAGACGAAAAACGGAAACTGTACCACGATGACATCAAAGGTTACCGGTTCAACACCTGGTATGACAGTAAAGAAAAGTTTTATGGTGGTGAGAGAATCGATGATCCGGTAGAAGAATTACAGGCCTACTGCGACAAAGACCACCTTTGCGGTAATTATAAAGCCAGGGAAAATTGATCTCTCTATCGACGATCCAACTAGTCAGTATTTCGCACAACGACATTTAACTTATACTTGCTTTTGGCAAGGTTGGCAGCTGCCTGTGCTTTATATTCATCCACATACCGCCCCAAAAAAACACGGTGCCAGGTTCCACCCTGGTCGGCAAGTTCTGTCTGCGTTAAAAATGCATCAAACCCACTCTTCTGCAAACGACTTCTCAGAGACTCAGCACGTGCCTTGTCTCGAAACGAACTCACTTGAACCACAAAATCACCCTGCTCTGTAATTTCAGAAGCTTTGCTTACAGAGTTGGATTCTTTTCTTTTTTCAGGTTTTGTAGCCGGCTTAAGTTTCGCTTCTTTGTTAACAGGATGGGTTGCCACTTTAGCTTTTGCCTTAGCCGGTGCTTTTTTCCCGGGTGAAAGCGATGTTTGCGTTAACCTGCCGTTAAGATCGACATATTGCGTCATCGTGGAATCATTCAAGGTCTCAAAGAAAGTATAAACCGGTTTTTTGGGTGGCGGTTCTTTCAATTTTTTGCGGATGGATTCAGGTTTTACGGCTCTTACCTTTTTAGGAGAGTCACTCTCCTGAAACTTATTAACGATGCCGGAAAAATGCAACCCCGCAAGGGTACCCGCCACAAAAACTATAACAAGGACAAATTTCATCAAATATGCTTACCTATTCTATTAATTCTGTCCTACGCCTAATGGCTACATTTTTTCTGGAGATGATATCCCCATCAACTCGAAACCATTTCGAATGGTGATACGCAATGCATCCAGAAGAAACAATCTTGCCAGTGTTAACGGTTTATCATCAGAAATAACTCGATGTCTGCTGTAATAACCATGAAATCGTGAAACAAGATCCAGCAGATAATGAGAGATTCGGTGCACTTCCAAAGCCTGTGCGCTTTTTTCCACAACCTCTGGAAATGCCAATATCGCCCGGATCATCGCGAACTCCTCTTCATCCTTTAAAGGAGTGAGGTCTGTATTGGATGACCTGTCCCACACCACACCTTTTTCTTCAGCGGTTCGAAATATACTGCAGATTCGGGCATGTGCGTACTGAATATAAAATACAGGATTATCCGGTGTTTCCTTTTTAGCCAACTCAAGATCAAAATCCAAATGCGTGTCTGAACTACGCATCAGGAAAAAATAACGGGCCGCATCAACCCCAACTTCACTCACAACATCTGCCAACGTTTCAAACTCACCTGACCGGGTAGACATAGAAACTTTTTCACCTGCCCGTAAAAGGCTGACAAACTGTACAAGAAGAATCTTGAATATTTTTTTATCATACCCCATTGCCTCAAGCACCGCCTCCATGCGAGGAACATAGCCATGGTGGTCAGCACCCATAAGGTTTATGAGTTTTTTAAATCCACGGTTAATCTTGTTTTGATGGTAGGCAATGTCTGAGCAAAAATAGGTTCTTTCTCCAGTTTGCTTTACAATCACCCTGTCTTTATCATCATTGAAAGCTGATGACTTCAACCACACGGCACCATCTTTTTCGTAGATGTGACCTTTACCCTGCAACCAATCAATGGCTTTCTCTACCGACTTATCCTCGTAAAGGGATGCTTCACTAAACCAGTTGTCAAAACCAACCCGAAAATCAGTCAGATCTTTTTCAATTCCCTTAAGAATATTATCTTTCGCGAACTGCCTGAAAAAAGGGACACATTCCTCTTCCGGCATGTTTGAAAATTCATCACCTTTTTTCTCAAATACTTCACGTGCAATTTCCTTAATGTAGTCGCCTCGATAATGGTCTTCAGGAAATTCAATGGTCTCTCCAAGCAATTCACGGTATCGCAACCAGGTAGAGCGACCTAAGAAGTTCATTTGGTTTCCCACATCGTTCACGTAATATTCAGTGCTTAAATTATATCCGGCTTTTTTCAAAATTCTTGCCAGAGAATCTCCGACAGCAGCACCTCTGCCATGACCAACATGCAAGGGGCCAGTGGGGTTTGCACTGACAAACTCAATCAAAACCTTTGTACCTTGCCCCGCATCAGACCTGCCAAAGTCTTTTCCCAAAGAAACAGCATTTCTCAATCGCTCAAGAAAAAACTCAGGAGACATTTTTATATTGATGAAACCAGGTCCCGCGACTTCTACCTGACTTAGATCACCATTTTCAAGATAACGAGTAACACTTTCAGCTATCACTTTGGGGCTTTTTCGCTCGCTCCTTGCCATCGTCATTGCAACGTTGGTTGAAAAATCTCCCATCTTCTCGTCCTTGGGTTTTTCAACCACAATTT
This window contains:
- a CDS encoding tetratricopeptide repeat protein, translating into MFSSIFIFLHLLFPLQASAAPNKEAKSHYQKALKLSQKKVWDQAVEEFKAAAKLAPEDSLIQANLGVAYSQTGSYKEALLSFEKALRLGYDSPGLRYNRGVSFARVHLIDEAVQELEKALSMDHRMVKAEYDLGVLYSLQGKREKAIEKVEVLFKRNNKLAKKLFDQIESAYTVVTVDNGGTLKGRVTLSGQVPRVRSFHLIHAPNIEYCSRISDGRGHRLLFDFTVSKNRGLKDTIIHLANVEKGKPFSPKMQTFHINRCRANEYVIGAKNGENIMVENTDPIQHEIATYEVRNIYSDQTSNRPVPPKSSQVRSIFARKDAENYIIKCNLHPFLQTHAYLVQNPYYAVSDSEGNFSIDNIPPGTYEVVAWHPYIEKQIGTVTIPEKGEAIINFEFKGEDEKRKLYHDDIKGYRFNTWYDSKEKFYGGERIDDPVEELQAYCDKDHLCGNYKAREN
- a CDS encoding alpha/beta fold hydrolase; protein product: MKNRHFMESFEAHWGIPGGIAQTIVGSQLRNQKLPVPSRKRHELSFDGPGRAVLYEIEAKDKNLPVVLLAHGMGGCSESGYIKRISTKLWMRGYGVFLINHLGCGPGMGLSPRLWNGGSSGDLGKMIEFAVQANSNKPLIPVGFSLSGNVLLKYLGEGRKIPKNIIGALAVNPPVDLRVASDIISRKWSCKLFNQYYMRLIRNQALALVEKFPSAMSPLKNLKTIWDFDVSYTAPAGGFKDVDDYYERSSSKHYLKDIQTPTAILTAEDDPFVPGYLFDLLEKSEKVMLYKPKNGGHMGYISRRNTLYGDRRWMDYAVQEWVRELHETGGNP
- a CDS encoding SPOR domain-containing protein gives rise to the protein MKFVLVIVFVAGTLAGLHFSGIVNKFQESDSPKKVRAVKPESIRKKLKEPPPKKPVYTFFETLNDSTMTQYVDLNGRLTQTSLSPGKKAPAKAKAKVATHPVNKEAKLKPATKPEKRKESNSVSKASEITEQGDFVVQVSSFRDKARAESLRSRLQKSGFDAFLTQTELADQGGTWHRVFLGRYVDEYKAQAAANLAKSKYKLNVVVRNTD
- a CDS encoding arginine--tRNA ligase, whose protein sequence is MKNEIKQIINNALEKARQAGELELATFPEIVVEKPKDEKMGDFSTNVAMTMARSERKSPKVIAESVTRYLENGDLSQVEVAGPGFINIKMSPEFFLERLRNAVSLGKDFGRSDAGQGTKVLIEFVSANPTGPLHVGHGRGAAVGDSLARILKKAGYNLSTEYYVNDVGNQMNFLGRSTWLRYRELLGETIEFPEDHYRGDYIKEIAREVFEKKGDEFSNMPEEECVPFFRQFAKDNILKGIEKDLTDFRVGFDNWFSEASLYEDKSVEKAIDWLQGKGHIYEKDGAVWLKSSAFNDDKDRVIVKQTGERTYFCSDIAYHQNKINRGFKKLINLMGADHHGYVPRMEAVLEAMGYDKKIFKILLVQFVSLLRAGEKVSMSTRSGEFETLADVVSEVGVDAARYFFLMRSSDTHLDFDLELAKKETPDNPVFYIQYAHARICSIFRTAEEKGVVWDRSSNTDLTPLKDEEEFAMIRAILAFPEVVEKSAQALEVHRISHYLLDLVSRFHGYYSRHRVISDDKPLTLARLFLLDALRITIRNGFELMGISSPEKM